The genomic segment GATGCGATTGAATATAAGTGTTTGAATTGACGTTCATTTAAACCATACATGTATCTAACTTTTTGTTTTTCGTATAAGTGAAGTTGATAATCAGAAGGTTTTACTCTTCTAGCACCGTGTTGACCAGGTGCAGTGGTGCGTTTTTTACCTTTAGTAAACTCTTTATTGTTTTCTAGTAAAGAAATTCCATAGCGTCTACTTTTCTTGAAAATTGATCCTAAAAATCTTGACATATTTTTCCTTTCATATGCAAAGACTTACACATCTCTTTTATAGGGTTTTTATTCTAATGATTTCAGAACTTACAGCTTGCTTACTCTCAAATTTTTAAAACAAAATAAAAAACTTTATAAAATGATGATGTTGCTGTTTGTCAATGCAAACTAATTTTACACAATTTTAGAAAATAAAAGCAAAAAGGTGGGCGTGGCCACCTTTTTTAATCATTATATTTAAAAATACGACTTAATAGAACTTTTATTTATATAGCATATATGTATTAGGGAAGGTCTCACAAATATGCTAAGAAGCGATATCAAGGCAAAAGGAGTTAGCCTTTAAAAAATAATAAAAACAGAAAGGAGGTAACAAAGTTTTTATTTATAACATTAACTTTTGGACGTTAGAAAACACAATTATGAATTATGAAACTTAACAACATTCAACTATCGCCAATCAAAAAAGGATAACAAAATTAAAGCGTCTGAGTAAATACCTTGATATCTTATAGAAAGGGAGTTAAAAAGTAATAAAAATAAAACGACATGCTAGTCTTAAATAGGGATAGTTTAAAACTAGTTTAATATTAGGGGTTGTGGAATTTTACTTCCACATTTCAAGTCTACTATAAATAATACAAAAAAATAAAAACGCCAAAATTCCTAGTTTTTATTTTCTAAAAAATATAAAAATTAGTCGTTTTCTTTGCCTGATTCTAAAATTATTGAAGATGTGCTTAATTCCGGATTAAACTTCACTGCCATGCCTTGACAGAATAATTTAAAGAATCGTTTTAATCGCTTAAAAAGATAATTCTTGGTACGTTCAATCTCATGAACAAAAAACACTAATCTTGCAAGTTCTTTAGAAAACTTAATAATTAGTCATTCGTTTTCACCTAATACTAATTTGCATAGATATTTCTCTTTGTCGTTTTCAAGATTTCTTAAATCTTCAACATTAGTGATTGGCAAGTTAATAATATTGTCTTGAGCAAAGATCTTTGTTTCAAATGACTCTAAATTCTCAATTAAACATGGGTATGTAAACTTGTTAAAGTTAATAACACTAAGTCCTTGAGTAGCAATACTAAAAATATCCTCGATACTTTGGTTTTGAGTTTTGAAGTAATTTAACATATCTGAAAAAATTGACAGGCTAAGTACGGGATCGTATTCTAAAATGTTGTAATTAGAAAAATATATTTGTGAGTTTTCGTCAAAATACAGAGCATTTGCTAACTTTTTTTGTTCAACTAAGTTGTATATCGTTTTAACATCGTTAGCTATTTCGTATTTTTTAGCAATTTCGCTTATCAAGGTCGTGTTAGTGGCTTCGGAATTAATGAGAGCATGCGGCAAACGAAAATCTTCATTCATTGGGCCGTTTGTTTTAATAAAAGTTATATAGCAAGCAATTAAAAGATTGATGTCAACTAATTTATAAGTGCCAAAAAGACATTTTTTATCCTTTTGATAAAAAGCCACTTTTTTATCGTCATTCGCAAACTTAACAATAAAATCAAGATCTTTTTTAAAATAGGTAAGTTTTTGCGGAAATTCTTCTTTAGTTTTGTTTTTAATTAAACGGTACGAAATATCATTTCTGCCTAAAATTTTTTTAGTGAAGATATTGGTATTAATATTGGTAATTATTCCTAATTTTAGGAGTTTATTTCCTTCAATGTTGAAGTTAAACTTAACAATTTCATCAATGTATTCATTTAGCAATTTCTCATTGTCTAGCTTAATTGAAGTATCTAAAAATACTTCAATGTTTAAGGCATCAATTGTGTCATATTCTTTAGCAATATTTAACATTTGTTTAGCATTTAAATTATTGCCTTCACTATTAAAAAAACTAAGAGCAAACAATTGCCGACTATGTGAGTATTGCGATAAAAAAATCGCCCCAGTTAAAGTTTTAATTTTTTGCATACTAAAAAGTAAAAACGGTTTAATAATGGCTATATCATTATCATATCTAATAACTTTAATTTGATTAGCATGCAAAACGCTAGTAATATAGTTTAAAAAAGCAATTGAATCGGGATTTTTTCTATCAGTAGCCACTAAAACAAAACGTTCTTGTAAATCAGGAGTGCTTTGATATAGCAAGTTAACATACGCTTGGCTTAGCAGCTTAATTGTCGCTTCATTAAAACTACTAAATCCTAGTCCGTTTCTAGCAATAAAACTATTGCGCAAAGTTTTAATTGGTTTAAAAAAGTTTTCATTAGTCCCTTGTTTGTCAAGTTTTTTTAATTTATTAAGTTGCTTCTTATTATCTTTAAAATAAGTAAATCATTGATTAATTGTTTTCATATGTTATTAATTTTACAAAAAATCCAATGTTGAGGCAAGCAAAAAGACCATTAGCCCAAAAATGAACAATTTAAAACATGAACCTAGTTCAATTAAGTTCATGCTTTAAGTTTTGCCTAAAAAATTATTCTAGTCTTCACTAAAAGCTGAATGATACAACTTTTCGTAAAAACCTTTTTTAGCTAGTAGTTCTTTATGAGTGCCACGCTCTACTATTTCACCACCGTCAAGGACCAAAATTTGATCGGCATTTACAATCGTTGAAAGACGGTGAGCAATAACAAAAGAAGTTTTGCCTTTCATTAAAGTAAGCATTGCATTTTGAATGATTTTTTCAGTTTTGGTATCAACATTAGAAGTAGCTTCGTCTAGAATCAAGATATTTTTATTAGCCACAATTGCTCTAGTGATAGCAAGGAGTTGTCTTTCACCTTGTGATAGGTTTGAGCCACCTTCTAAAATAACTTCGTCGTAACCATTTTCGAGTTGCTCAATAAAATTAGAAGCATGTGACATTTTAGCGGCATCTTTAATTTCTTCATTAGTCGCTTTTTCATTGGCATAACGAATGTTTTCCATAACAGTGTTTTTAAATAGAAAAGTGTCTTGAAGAACAATTGAGATTTGTGAACGTCAGCTTTTCTCATCAATTTCATGCGAAGAACGACCATCAATTAGTACTTCGCCACTATTTGGTAAATAGAATTTACTTAACAAGTTAATAATTGTAGTTTTTCCCGCACCAGTAGGACCGACAATCGCAAATACTTGGCCACGTTTGGCTTTAAAAGAAGCATTTTTTAGTTGTAGGTTTGTTGAACTTTTGTCATATGAGAAATTAACATTTCTAAATTCTACATTGCCTTGGGCATCTTCAATAATGTCTAGTTCATCTTCATTTACTTCGGGAGTTAATCTAACATATCTCATTACCCGGCCCGTTGAAACAATTGCCAGTTGGAAAGAACCAATATTTTCAAACAAACTAGTTAGTTTTGAGTTCATTAATCTAATATAAATTAATATCGAGAATAAAGAACCAGTAGTTAAATCATTGCCATTACCTGCACCGATGCCTTTAAGTGTTAAGACACAACCAATTGTGGCAACAATTAATTGAATCAAAAAGCTTGAAGCATTTGAATAAGGATAAATAATTGAAGTGTAGATTGTGGCTTTAGTTGAAGACTTAAACAATCGTTGGTTACGGTTAACAAATTCTTTTTTAACATTTTTCTCTTGGCTATAAGCTTTTATTAAATGGTGAGCACCAAGATGTTCTTCAATGTATCCATTTAATTTAGCAACACGAGCTTGTTGTTTTTGAATTTCCGGAACAGCTTTTTGTAGCAAGATCAAAATTGGAATAAATGAAATTAAAACTAGCACAATAACGATTGTTCCCAAATATGGACTAAGAACTAGTAAAAACACTAATGAAATTATTGTTGTGAAAACGGCATTGAATATAAGTGAAATGCTCACATAAGCACCATTACTAATGTTTTGGGCATCATTTGATAGTGCGGACATAAGCTCGCCACTATTTTGTGCTTCAAAATAAGAAATTGGCATCTTCATTAGTGCTTTGTAAGCGTCGTTTTGCATATGATAAGCTGCTCTTAGGCTACCTTTAATTGAAATCATGTTAGCAAAATAAGTGAGAAGCGAAGTTAGTAAAATTGCTACAAGAAGGCCACCAATTGAACCTCAAAATTTAGCTGGGCTAAAGGTTCCCGGTTGAACGTTGCTTCAACTTAAAAAATGGTCAGTGATAAAACCCACGGCAAAAATTTGGGCAATGTTAGAAATTGCTATTAAAGCATTCAAAACA from the Metamycoplasma arthritidis genome contains:
- a CDS encoding ABC transporter ATP-binding protein, with product MQQQTQKKYKHMTPAEKKAFKKNVAAARKVSMRDLLRYINYRKGVLVIVIVLNALIAISNIAQIFAVGFITDHFLSWSNVQPGTFSPAKFWGSIGGLLVAILLTSLLTYFANMISIKGSLRAAYHMQNDAYKALMKMPISYFEAQNSGELMSALSNDAQNISNGAYVSISLIFNAVFTTIISLVFLLVLSPYLGTIVIVLVLISFIPILILLQKAVPEIQKQQARVAKLNGYIEEHLGAHHLIKAYSQEKNVKKEFVNRNQRLFKSSTKATIYTSIIYPYSNASSFLIQLIVATIGCVLTLKGIGAGNGNDLTTGSLFSILIYIRLMNSKLTSLFENIGSFQLAIVSTGRVMRYVRLTPEVNEDELDIIEDAQGNVEFRNVNFSYDKSSTNLQLKNASFKAKRGQVFAIVGPTGAGKTTIINLLSKFYLPNSGEVLIDGRSSHEIDEKSWRSQISIVLQDTFLFKNTVMENIRYANEKATNEEIKDAAKMSHASNFIEQLENGYDEVILEGGSNLSQGERQLLAITRAIVANKNILILDEATSNVDTKTEKIIQNAMLTLMKGKTSFVIAHRLSTIVNADQILVLDGGEIVERGTHKELLAKKGFYEKLYHSAFSED